Proteins from a single region of Fodinibius sp. Rm-B-1B1-1:
- a CDS encoding methyltransferase family protein gives MQQENNHRTTNATKSAFWASLLFYGLIAFEFFYMFSPFAAYIYSIYGPGLEALTLSGSTSWLISFFMPHIARVTQSLFITWHEVIGMTLFLGGFGAFLAGAAQIYWNKLMKSGAVFGGIYHYIRHPQYLALMISSFGMVLVWPRYLVLFGFVTVCFAYFFLARLEERKCKQRFAGYEEYCSQTGMFFPPAIEQLFYYLPRPQKKMSKIVGSIGFIFLLCL, from the coding sequence ATGCAACAAGAAAATAATCATCGAACGACCAACGCTACAAAAAGTGCTTTTTGGGCAAGCCTACTGTTCTATGGTCTCATCGCCTTCGAATTCTTTTACATGTTCAGCCCATTTGCGGCATATATTTACAGCATCTATGGACCCGGACTTGAGGCGCTAACCCTTTCCGGATCTACAAGCTGGCTTATCAGCTTTTTTATGCCACACATTGCCCGTGTAACGCAATCATTGTTTATCACTTGGCACGAAGTAATCGGGATGACTCTTTTCTTGGGAGGGTTCGGGGCATTCTTAGCAGGCGCGGCACAAATTTACTGGAACAAGCTGATGAAGAGTGGAGCTGTTTTCGGTGGCATCTATCACTACATTCGGCATCCGCAATACCTTGCCCTCATGATTTCCAGTTTTGGGATGGTGCTGGTCTGGCCCCGTTATCTCGTGTTGTTTGGATTTGTTACAGTATGTTTTGCCTACTTCTTTCTGGCACGGTTAGAAGAGCGTAAATGCAAGCAGAGATTTGCTGGATATGAAGAGTATTGCTCGCAAACCGGCATGTTTTTTCCGCCTGCTATTGAACAGTTATTTTATTATTTGCCGCGGCCCCAAAAGAAGATGAGTAAGATCGTTGGGTCCATAGGATTTATATTCTTGTTATGCTTGTAA